Proteins encoded together in one Petrotoga mexicana DSM 14811 window:
- the glpK gene encoding glycerol kinase GlpK encodes MEKYILSIDQGTTSSRAIIFDHDGNVVSVAQQEFMQYYPKPGWVEHDPNEIWATTMGVIADAMARGNINRSQISAIGITNQRETTVIWDAETGKPVHNAIVWQDRRTSKICDNLKEKGLEETIKHKTGLMVDAYFSGTKIKWILDNVEGAREKAEAGKLRFGTIDTWLIWKLTNGKVHVTDYTNASRTMIYNIFTLKWDEDLLKELNIPSSLLPEVKPSSQIYGNTDADVFGAEVPIAGIAGDQQAATFGQVCYDKGMAKNTYGTGCFMLMNTGEDPIESKHGLLTTIAYGINGKVNYALEGSIFVTGAAVQWLRDELKIVDSAADTEYYATKVKDNGGVYVVPAFVGLGAPYWDMYARGTIVGLTRGSSKAHIVRATLESIAYQTRDVLEAMEADSGIKLKTLRVDGGAALNNFLMQFQSDILGVEVERPVVNETTALGAAYLAGLAVGFWNGQEELLRKWKRDALFTPKMADGERERLYAGWKRAVERAKNWIEEK; translated from the coding sequence ATGGAAAAGTATATTTTATCAATCGATCAAGGTACTACAAGTTCTCGGGCAATAATTTTTGATCACGATGGGAATGTTGTTAGTGTAGCACAGCAAGAGTTTATGCAGTATTATCCTAAACCCGGATGGGTAGAGCATGATCCCAATGAAATTTGGGCAACTACGATGGGAGTTATAGCAGATGCTATGGCCCGAGGGAATATTAACCGTAGTCAGATCAGTGCGATCGGTATAACTAATCAAAGAGAGACAACTGTCATTTGGGATGCAGAAACAGGGAAACCTGTTCACAATGCGATCGTTTGGCAAGATAGAAGGACTTCAAAAATCTGTGATAATTTGAAAGAGAAAGGTTTAGAAGAAACAATCAAACATAAGACAGGTCTCATGGTAGATGCTTATTTTTCTGGAACCAAAATTAAATGGATTTTGGACAACGTTGAAGGAGCCAGAGAAAAAGCAGAAGCTGGAAAACTCAGATTTGGAACTATAGATACGTGGTTAATCTGGAAGTTGACAAACGGAAAAGTTCACGTTACTGATTATACCAACGCATCAAGAACAATGATATACAATATTTTCACACTTAAATGGGATGAAGATCTCCTTAAAGAGTTAAATATTCCTTCTTCCCTTTTGCCAGAGGTAAAGCCATCGAGTCAAATATATGGTAATACCGATGCAGATGTATTTGGCGCTGAAGTACCCATTGCTGGAATAGCAGGGGATCAGCAAGCTGCTACGTTTGGTCAAGTTTGCTACGATAAAGGTATGGCAAAAAATACATACGGAACTGGTTGTTTCATGTTAATGAACACTGGGGAAGATCCTATTGAATCTAAGCATGGTTTATTAACCACAATAGCTTACGGAATTAACGGGAAGGTTAACTATGCCTTGGAAGGATCCATTTTTGTTACGGGAGCTGCTGTTCAATGGCTTAGAGATGAATTAAAAATAGTTGATAGCGCCGCAGATACAGAATATTATGCAACTAAAGTAAAAGATAACGGTGGTGTCTATGTGGTACCCGCATTCGTAGGACTAGGAGCACCTTATTGGGATATGTATGCAAGGGGTACCATCGTTGGATTAACAAGAGGATCATCAAAGGCACACATTGTTAGAGCTACTTTGGAATCTATAGCATATCAAACAAGAGATGTTCTTGAAGCGATGGAGGCTGATTCGGGTATAAAACTTAAGACTCTGCGTGTAGATGGTGGTGCCGCATTAAATAATTTTTTGATGCAGTTCCAGTCGGATATTCTTGGAGTAGAGGTAGAAAGGCCAGTAGTTAATGAGACGACGGCTCTAGGAGCAGCATATTTAGCAGGTTTAGCTGTAGGATTTTGGAATGGTCAGGAAGAATTATTAAGAAAATGGAAACGGGATGCCCTTTTTAC
- a CDS encoding MIP/aquaporin family protein: MAKYLAEFFGTMILILLGDGVVANVVLKKSKGQGSGWIVITTGWGFAVAMAVYITGWVSGAHINPAVTVGLAAVGEFPWSLVPGYIIAQILGAFVGAVLVYLSYKEHFAETESADDKLAVFSTMPNIRKFGWNFVTEAIGTAMLLIGVLGINNEYNSTGALGALLIGFLVWSIGLSLGGPTGYAINPARDLGPRIAHAILPIPGKRDSDWSYGLVIPIWGPIVGGIIGAWVYKLFLAAWI, encoded by the coding sequence ATGGCAAAATATCTTGCTGAATTCTTTGGAACTATGATACTGATATTACTAGGTGATGGTGTAGTGGCAAATGTAGTATTAAAAAAATCAAAAGGCCAAGGTTCGGGATGGATTGTTATAACAACGGGTTGGGGATTTGCGGTTGCGATGGCGGTCTATATAACTGGATGGGTAAGCGGAGCTCATATTAACCCAGCAGTAACTGTTGGTTTGGCAGCAGTTGGTGAATTCCCTTGGTCCTTAGTACCAGGGTATATAATTGCCCAAATCCTAGGAGCTTTTGTTGGAGCTGTATTGGTATATCTTTCTTATAAAGAACATTTTGCTGAAACAGAAAGTGCTGACGATAAGTTAGCGGTTTTTTCGACGATGCCTAACATAAGAAAATTTGGATGGAATTTCGTCACTGAAGCAATAGGTACTGCTATGTTATTAATTGGTGTTTTAGGAATAAATAATGAGTATAATTCAACAGGCGCTTTAGGAGCTCTTCTAATTGGATTTTTGGTTTGGTCTATAGGTTTGAGTTTAGGTGGGCCTACTGGGTATGCCATTAATCCTGCTAGAGATCTTGGACCAAGGATTGCTCATGCTATTTTACCCATACCAGGGAAAAGAGACTCTGACTGGTCTTATGGTTTAGTAATTCCTATTTGGGGGCCAATAGTAGGTGGAATAATTGGTGCATGGGTTTACAAACTATTCTTAGCTGCTTGGATTTAG
- the ptsP gene encoding phosphoenolpyruvate--protein phosphotransferase encodes MKGIAASPGIVIGKVLILNKEKSDVKIETISKDRIKDEIEKLHNAVEKAKKEIKIIKDNIGKEIGEERAKIFDAHIMMLNDPELISAFESKIREGKCSAPAAVKQVIEQYAEMFDNMEDEYLKMRGADIKDIGKRVINILLGNKELPDALDKEVIIVAEELSPSSIAQLDTKKVLAFVTKDGSRTSHASIIARSLGIPAVVGLGEVLLDKVQNNSLLIVDGNSGEVYLNPDKDILEIYKQKIIEYKTELERLAVYSNKKAKTKDGIAIEVVGNIGDIDDLEAVLVNGGEGIGLFRTEFLYMNRAEIPSEEEQFEVYKKVAEKMEKNRVVIRTLDIGADKEVPYLDLPKEMNPFLGYRGIRLCLDKTDIFKSQLRAILRASKFGNLSVMFPMISSLDEVKQAKNIFNEVKMELDNESLEYNENIEIGIMVETPAAVMIADNLAEEVDFFSIGTNDLIQYTLAVDRTNKKIADLYSAYHPAILRLIKKIIDEGHKAGIWVGMCGEAAGDELLLPFLLGAGLDEFSMSALSIPKIKESLEKWSKKDAEKEMENILQLKTTREVKNYLQKAKR; translated from the coding sequence ATGAAAGGAATTGCAGCCTCTCCTGGTATCGTTATTGGTAAAGTTTTAATTCTTAATAAAGAAAAAAGTGATGTCAAGATAGAGACAATATCTAAAGATAGAATAAAGGACGAAATTGAAAAACTTCATAACGCAGTAGAGAAAGCAAAAAAAGAAATAAAAATAATAAAGGATAATATTGGGAAGGAAATTGGCGAGGAGAGAGCTAAAATTTTTGATGCACATATAATGATGCTGAATGATCCTGAGTTAATATCTGCATTTGAAAGTAAAATTAGGGAAGGTAAATGTTCAGCTCCTGCTGCTGTAAAGCAAGTTATTGAACAATATGCAGAGATGTTTGATAATATGGAAGACGAATATCTCAAAATGCGTGGAGCTGATATAAAAGATATAGGAAAAAGGGTAATAAATATACTTCTAGGTAATAAGGAACTCCCTGACGCATTAGATAAGGAAGTTATAATAGTTGCAGAAGAGTTAAGCCCATCTTCAATTGCACAGTTAGATACCAAAAAAGTTCTTGCTTTTGTAACTAAAGATGGATCAAGGACCTCCCATGCTTCTATAATAGCCAGATCTCTGGGCATACCTGCTGTTGTTGGTTTGGGTGAAGTGCTTTTAGATAAAGTTCAAAATAATTCTCTTTTGATTGTTGATGGAAATAGTGGTGAAGTTTATTTAAATCCAGATAAAGACATATTGGAAATATATAAACAAAAAATTATTGAATATAAAACCGAACTCGAAAGATTAGCTGTTTATAGTAATAAAAAGGCTAAGACTAAAGATGGAATAGCCATAGAAGTGGTTGGAAACATAGGTGATATTGATGATTTAGAGGCTGTGCTGGTAAATGGTGGGGAAGGGATTGGTTTATTTAGAACTGAGTTTTTGTACATGAATAGAGCAGAAATTCCTTCTGAAGAGGAACAATTTGAAGTATATAAAAAAGTAGCTGAAAAGATGGAGAAAAATCGTGTGGTCATAAGAACACTAGACATTGGTGCTGATAAGGAAGTTCCTTATTTGGATCTACCTAAGGAAATGAATCCGTTTTTAGGTTATAGAGGAATTAGGTTATGTCTTGATAAAACTGATATTTTTAAGTCGCAGTTAAGGGCGATACTTCGTGCAAGTAAATTCGGGAATCTAAGTGTAATGTTTCCAATGATTTCCTCTCTAGACGAAGTTAAGCAAGCTAAAAACATTTTTAATGAAGTTAAAATGGAATTGGATAATGAAAGTTTGGAATATAATGAGAATATAGAAATTGGTATAATGGTTGAAACACCTGCAGCTGTTATGATAGCAGATAACTTGGCAGAAGAAGTAGATTTTTTCAGCATTGGTACTAATGATTTAATTCAATATACACTGGCAGTTGATAGGACAAATAAGAAAATAGCGGATCTTTATTCAGCTTATCATCCCGCAATTTTAAGACTCATTAAGAAAATAATAGACGAAGGACATAAAGCAGGCATATGGGTGGGTATGTGTGGAGAAGCGGCAGGGGATGAACTTTTATTGCCATTTCTTCTTGGCGCAGGTCTAGATGAATTTAGTATGAGTGCACTTTCAATACCAAAGATCAAAGAATCTTTAGAAAAATGGAGCAAAAAAGATGCTGAAAAAGAAATGGAAAATATTCTTCAATTAAAAACTACCAGAGAAGTGAAAAATTATCTCCAAAAAGCAAAAAGATAA
- a CDS encoding HPr family phosphocarrier protein: protein MVEEKKVVIKNKIGLHARPAAQLVQKASKFKSNIEISFNGKKVSAKSIIGVMSLGVTQGNEIILRADGEDAEEAIKEIEKFIIVEMPKEDKEVAN from the coding sequence TTGGTTGAAGAAAAAAAAGTAGTGATCAAAAATAAAATTGGGTTGCATGCACGACCTGCTGCGCAGCTTGTGCAAAAAGCATCTAAATTTAAATCAAATATAGAAATAAGTTTTAATGGGAAGAAAGTGAGTGCAAAAAGCATAATTGGAGTTATGAGTTTGGGTGTTACCCAAGGAAATGAAATAATTTTGAGAGCTGATGGTGAAGATGCTGAAGAAGCTATCAAAGAAATAGAAAAATTTATTATTGTTGAAATGCCTAAAGAGGATAAAGAGGTGGCAAACTAA
- the dhaM gene encoding dihydroxyacetone kinase phosphoryl donor subunit DhaM, whose product MVSILIVSHSKEIAAGTKKLAEQMKQGDVEILAVGGTKEGEIGTDPDAIYSSLKKINKEDGVIVLADLGSAVMNINMIIDRFDEDIKKKIILADAPIVEGAVFATVEASVGEKLSNIVSSIESPNVIKKKQ is encoded by the coding sequence ATGGTTAGTATTTTGATTGTTTCTCATAGTAAAGAAATAGCAGCAGGTACCAAAAAATTAGCCGAGCAGATGAAACAAGGTGATGTTGAAATATTGGCAGTTGGTGGTACTAAAGAAGGAGAAATAGGTACAGACCCTGATGCAATTTATTCATCATTAAAAAAAATAAATAAAGAAGATGGTGTGATTGTTCTAGCTGATTTAGGTAGTGCCGTAATGAATATAAATATGATAATAGATAGATTTGATGAAGATATTAAGAAAAAAATAATATTAGCAGACGCTCCAATAGTAGAAGGAGCAGTGTTTGCTACAGTAGAAGCAAGTGTTGGGGAAAAACTTTCCAACATAGTATCTTCAATTGAATCGCCGAATGTTATTAAAAAGAAACAATAG
- the dhaL gene encoding dihydroxyacetone kinase subunit DhaL, whose product MSEKIKVTSEKIKDIFIKIADVLIENKNYLTELDAAIGDADHGINMARGFKKVKEKIEDDSFKNNSDLVKTVAMTLISTVGGASGPLYGTAFLNISKIIPDSDFDIDSFIKIGETVIEGIQKLGKAQRGEKTMLDTIIPAVNALRESKVKGLSLERALEECKKAAEEGMKATIPLLATKGRASYLGERSKGHQDPGATSSYLIIKVIVDELISEME is encoded by the coding sequence ATGTCAGAAAAAATTAAGGTCACTTCAGAAAAAATTAAAGATATATTTATAAAAATTGCAGATGTACTCATAGAAAATAAAAATTATTTAACCGAATTAGATGCTGCAATTGGCGATGCAGATCATGGTATAAATATGGCTCGTGGCTTCAAAAAGGTAAAAGAAAAAATCGAGGATGATAGTTTCAAAAATAATAGTGACTTAGTTAAAACTGTTGCAATGACTTTAATATCAACTGTAGGTGGTGCCTCTGGGCCATTATATGGAACTGCTTTTTTAAATATTAGCAAGATTATTCCTGATTCAGATTTTGATATTGATTCTTTCATAAAGATTGGTGAGACCGTAATAGAAGGTATTCAAAAACTAGGAAAAGCTCAGCGAGGAGAAAAAACTATGTTAGATACCATTATTCCGGCAGTGAATGCTCTTCGTGAAAGTAAAGTAAAAGGTTTATCTTTAGAAAGAGCTCTTGAAGAATGTAAAAAAGCTGCTGAAGAAGGAATGAAGGCAACTATTCCTTTGTTGGCTACTAAGGGGCGTGCTAGTTATCTAGGTGAAAGGAGTAAAGGGCATCAAGATCCCGGAGCAACTTCGAGCTATTTAATTATAAAAGTAATCGTTGATGAATTAATTTCTGAAATGGAGTGA
- the dhaK gene encoding dihydroxyacetone kinase subunit DhaK → MKKKLINDPENVVVEMIEGIVKAKPSKLRKLDNYNVVVRKDAPLDKVALVSGGGSGHEPAHAGYVGEGMLDAAVAGDVFTSPTPDAIFEAIKTVNGGKGVLLIVKNYTGDVMNFEMAEDMAVAEGIEVAHVVVNDDVAVEDSLYTTGRRGVAGTIFVHKIAGAKAAAGAELSEVKKAAEKVISNVRTKGMALYPCRVPSAEEPTFKLEEDEMELGIGIHGEPGTQRTKVKKADEIVDDLLGSILSDINFENGDEVALMVNGMGGTPLMELFIANRRAHQVLENRGIKVYKNFVDEFMTSLEMAGMSITLLKLDQELKELLDAPTDINLMK, encoded by the coding sequence ATGAAGAAAAAACTGATTAACGATCCAGAAAATGTAGTAGTAGAAATGATTGAAGGAATAGTTAAGGCGAAACCTTCAAAACTAAGAAAACTTGATAATTACAATGTAGTAGTTAGAAAGGATGCTCCATTAGATAAAGTTGCACTTGTTAGCGGTGGTGGTAGTGGACATGAACCCGCTCATGCAGGCTATGTGGGTGAAGGAATGCTAGATGCAGCTGTAGCAGGAGATGTATTTACTTCTCCAACACCAGATGCAATATTTGAAGCAATCAAGACTGTAAATGGTGGTAAAGGAGTTTTGCTAATTGTTAAAAACTATACGGGTGATGTAATGAATTTTGAAATGGCTGAGGATATGGCTGTAGCAGAAGGAATCGAAGTTGCACATGTAGTTGTAAATGATGACGTAGCGGTTGAAGATAGTTTGTACACAACGGGGCGTAGAGGTGTAGCTGGTACAATATTCGTTCATAAGATTGCTGGAGCTAAAGCTGCTGCCGGTGCCGAGCTTTCTGAAGTTAAAAAAGCTGCAGAAAAAGTTATCTCCAATGTCAGAACTAAGGGAATGGCTTTATATCCATGTAGAGTTCCTTCTGCCGAAGAACCCACTTTTAAACTAGAGGAAGATGAAATGGAGCTAGGAATTGGGATTCATGGAGAACCTGGTACACAAAGAACGAAGGTTAAAAAGGCAGATGAAATAGTAGACGATTTATTAGGTAGTATATTGTCTGACATAAATTTTGAAAACGGTGATGAAGTTGCGTTAATGGTCAACGGTATGGGCGGAACTCCTTTAATGGAGTTATTTATTGCAAATAGACGTGCCCACCAAGTTTTAGAAAATAGAGGTATCAAAGTTTATAAAAACTTCGTTGATGAGTTTATGACATCGTTGGAAATGGCAGGAATGTCAATAACACTGTTAAAACTTGACCAAGAATTAAAAGAATTATTAGATGCTCCCACTGATATAAATTTGATGAAATGA
- a CDS encoding MFS transporter, translated as MKSKKLPLKTKLFYASGDIFGGGAFNIINFFYAIFLTDVIGLKMQYIAPILLIGKIWDAVTDPLMGFITDNTRTRFGRRRPYLLAGTFLIFISFFILWYPASFPNQLGKFIYALIAYIAFTTVYTMVMTPYTALGAELTLDYHERTSLNSYRLAFSLAAGLVCAVLPMLIVNAFSDIRTGYIMMAITFGLIFSIPWIGVFLFTKERKEFSKEKSTFNFFNMFFEPFKIKSFRLLIAMYLFAYLSIDVVSTIFAYYTKYYIGNEGLLPIALGALFITEIVFIPFYAFIAKKTSKNISYILGALVWCVAGFILFTLPPDVTMFHIILMAATIGAGVSGVAVMPHTIFGDVTDVAELKFGKREEGTLSGLMTFVRKVASGLAVAGVTFSLGLSGFVNPINGVEQPQPESFLFALRFIISFVPIILLVLGIIAAARYPLNPRRHEKLREYLEAKRENETIKEELEKEIIELKKELI; from the coding sequence GTGAAAAGTAAAAAACTACCTTTGAAAACTAAGTTGTTTTATGCGTCGGGGGATATTTTTGGTGGCGGTGCTTTCAATATAATAAATTTTTTCTACGCTATTTTCCTTACCGATGTGATTGGTCTGAAGATGCAGTATATTGCTCCCATTCTTTTGATTGGTAAGATTTGGGATGCCGTTACAGATCCTTTGATGGGATTCATCACAGATAATACAAGAACTAGGTTTGGCAGAAGAAGACCTTACTTGTTGGCAGGAACCTTTTTGATCTTTATATCTTTTTTCATTCTGTGGTATCCGGCAAGCTTTCCTAATCAATTGGGGAAATTCATTTACGCACTAATTGCATACATAGCTTTTACAACCGTTTATACAATGGTGATGACTCCTTACACTGCTTTAGGAGCAGAACTAACCTTAGATTACCATGAAAGAACATCTTTAAATTCCTATAGACTTGCCTTTTCATTGGCGGCGGGGCTGGTTTGTGCAGTGCTTCCAATGTTAATTGTGAATGCTTTTTCTGATATCAGAACAGGTTATATAATGATGGCAATAACCTTTGGCTTGATCTTTTCAATTCCATGGATAGGTGTTTTTCTATTCACCAAGGAAAGAAAAGAATTCTCTAAAGAAAAAAGTACCTTCAACTTTTTCAATATGTTTTTTGAACCTTTTAAAATCAAGAGCTTTCGGCTCCTTATAGCCATGTATCTTTTTGCATATTTATCAATAGATGTGGTTTCAACTATCTTTGCCTATTATACTAAGTATTATATTGGAAATGAAGGCCTACTTCCCATAGCGTTAGGTGCTCTTTTCATAACCGAAATTGTTTTTATCCCATTTTATGCCTTTATTGCTAAAAAGACATCCAAAAATATCTCATATATTTTAGGTGCATTAGTATGGTGTGTTGCGGGATTCATTCTTTTTACGTTGCCTCCTGATGTAACTATGTTCCACATAATTTTAATGGCGGCAACAATAGGTGCGGGAGTTTCAGGGGTTGCAGTTATGCCTCATACTATATTTGGGGATGTAACCGATGTTGCTGAATTAAAATTCGGTAAAAGAGAAGAGGGTACTTTGAGTGGTTTGATGACGTTTGTGAGGAAAGTGGCATCTGGCTTGGCAGTTGCAGGGGTTACCTTTTCATTGGGGCTATCAGGATTTGTTAACCCAATAAACGGTGTAGAACAACCTCAACCTGAGAGTTTTTTGTTTGCATTGAGATTTATAATCTCTTTCGTCCCAATAATTTTATTGGTTTTAGGAATAATTGCGGCTGCTAGATATCCTTTAAATCCTCGAAGACATGAAAAATTAAGAGAATATCTAGAGGCAAAAAGAGAGAATGAAACAATAAAAGAAGAATTAGAAAAAGAAATAATTGAATTAAAAAAAGAATTGATTTAA